From one Cucurbita pepo subsp. pepo cultivar mu-cu-16 chromosome LG17, ASM280686v2, whole genome shotgun sequence genomic stretch:
- the LOC111779358 gene encoding 11S globulin subunit beta, with translation MARSSLFTFLCLAVFINGCLSQIEQQSPWEFQGSEEWQQHRYQSPRACRLENLRAQEPVRRAEAEAGFTEVWDQDNDEFQCAGVNMIRHTIRPKGLLLPGFSNAPKLVFVAQGFGIRGIAIPGCAETYQTDLRRSQSAGSAFRDQHQKIRPFREGDLLVVPAGVSHWMYNRGQSDLVLIVFADTRNVANQIDPYLRKFYLAGRPEQVERGVEEWERSSRKGSSGEKSGNLFSGFADEFLEEAFQIDGGLVRKLKGEDDERDRIVQVDEDFEVLLPEKDEEERSRGRYIESESESENGLEETICTLRLKHNIGRSERADVFNPRGGRISTANYHTLPVLRQVRLSAERGVLYSNAMVAPHYTVNSHSVMYATRGSARVQVVDNFGQSVFDGEVQEGQVLMIPQNFVVIKRASDRGFEWIAFKTNDNAITNLLAGRVSQMRMLPLGVLSNMYRISREEAQRLKYGQQEMRVFSPGRSQGRRE, from the exons ATGGCTCGCTCTTctctttttacctttttatgTTTAGCAGTTTTTATCAATGGCTGCCTCTCTCAGATTGAGCAGCAGAGCCCCTGGGAATTCCAAGGCAGTGAAGAATGGCAACAGCACCGCTACCAATCTCCCAGAGCCTGTCGTCTTGAGAATCTCCGAGCTCAAGAACCCGTTCGCCGGGCTGAAGCGGAGGCCGGTTTCACTGAAGTCTGGGACCAGGACAACGATGAGTTCCAGTGCGCCGGCGTCAATATGATCCGCCATACAATCCGGCCCAAAGGTCTGCTTCTTCCTGGTTTCTCTAATGCTCCTAAACTCGTCTTCGTCGCCCAAGGCTTCGGTATTCGCGGCATTGCCATCCCCGGCTGTGCAGAGACTTACCAGACTGATTTACGAAGATCGCAATCGGCCGGATCTGCGTTCAGAGACCAGCATCAGAAGATCCGCCCCTTCAGAGAAGGAGATCTCCTCGTCGTCCCGGCCGGAGTTTCTCACTGGATGTATAATCGAGGACAATCCGATCTCGTTTTGATCGTATTCGCAGACACTCGCAACGTCGCCAACCAAATCGATCCCTACCTCAGA AAATTTTACCTTGCCGGAAGGCCAGAGCAGGTAGAAAGAGGCGTAGAGGAATGGGAAAGAAGTAGCCGAAAAGGATCTTCCGGCGAGAAATCAGGCAATTTATTCAGCGGATTTGCAGACGAATTTCTAGAGGAAGCTTTCCAGATCGACGGTGGATTGGTTCGGAAGCTAAAGGGAGAAGACGACGAGAGAGACAGAATCGTGCAGGTCGACGAAGATTTCGAGGTGCTTCTACCGgagaaagatgaagaagagagaTCGAGAGGAAGATACATCgaatcagaatcagaatcGGAGAATGGCTTAGAAGAAACCATTTGCACACTCCGATTAAAGCACAACATCGGCCGATCAGAACGCGCCGACGTGTTCAACCCACGCGGCGGCCGAATCTCCACCGCGAACTACCATACCCTCCCCGTTCTCCGCCAAGTCCGCCTCAGCGCCGAACGAGGAGTCCTCTACAGC AACGCGATGGTTGCTCCGCACTACACAGTGAACAGTCACTCAGTGATGTACGCGACGAGAGGCAGCGCGAGAGTGCAGGTGGTGGACAACTTCGGACAGTCGGTGTTCGACGGCGAGGTCCAGGAAGGACAGGTACTGATGATTCCGCAGAACTTCGTGGTGATAAAACGAGCAAGCGACAGAGGATTCGAGTGGATCGCATTCAAGACGAACGACAACGCAATCACGAATCTGCTGGCGGGGCGAGTGTCGCAGATGAGGATGTTGCCGCTGGGAGTGCTGTCGAACATGTACCGGATCTCGAGAGAGGAGGCGCAGAGGCTGAAGTACGGGCAGCAGGAGATGAGGGTTTTCAGCCCCGGAAGGTCGCAGGGAAGAAGAGagtga
- the LOC111779205 gene encoding transcription factor MYB15-like translates to MGRAPCCEKMGLKRGPWSPEEDRILTNFVQDHGHSNWRALPKQAGLLRCGKSCRLRWTNYLRPDIKRGNFTKEEEDVIINLHELLGNRWSTIAAKLPGRTDNEIKNVWHTHLKKRLQKPIKTPPKSKNKTKKQTKSKSSSNYSSPMAITNQTHLPICSSSMSPSQQSSTSEICSSLTTDASMAENEYYSYTADDTAAPPLIDESFWSDAAENYNSNSDSSSSYYNEENKDMEFWYNVFVKAGGIPGLPEF, encoded by the exons ATGGGGAGAGCTCCTTGCTGTGAGAAAATGGGGCTGAAGAGAGGCCCTTGGTCTCCTGAAGAAGATCGAATTCTGACCAACTTTGTTCAAGATCATGGCCATTCCAATTGGCGAGCTCTTCCTAAACAAGCTG GTCTTTTAAGATGTGGGAAAAGTTGTAGACTTCGGTGGACGAACTATTTGAGACCTGATATTAAGAGAGGCAACTTcacgaaagaagaagaagacgtcATTATTAACCTTCATGAATTGCTTGGCAATAG ATGGTCGACAATAGCAGCCAAGTTGCCCGGTCGAACAGACAATGAAATCAAGAACGTTTGGCATACCCACTTGAAGAAAAGGCTGCAAAAACCCATCAAAACACCTcccaaatccaaaaacaaaacaaaaaagcaaacaaaatcaaaaagttcttcaaattattCTTCACCAATGGCTATCACAAATCAAACCCATTTGCCCATTTGTTCTTCATCAATGTCCCCTTCACAACAATCTTCAACCTCTGAGATCTGTTCCTCACTCACCACAGATGCTTCCATGGCTGAAAATGAGTACTACAGCTACACAGCGGACGACACAGCTGCTCCACCGCTGATTGACGAGAGCTTTTGGTCGGATGCGGCCGAGAATTATAATTCCAATTCCGATTCGAGTTCGAGTTATTATAACGAAGAGAATAAGGATATGGAGTTTTGGTACAATGTGTTCGTCAAAGCTGGAGGAATCCCAGGATTGCCTGAGTTTTAA
- the LOC111778440 gene encoding casein kinase 1-like protein 10 isoform X1 codes for MEHVIGGKFKLGRKIGSGSFGELYLGTNVQTEEEVAVKLESVKTKHPQLHYESKLYMLLQGGTGIPHLKWFGVEGEYNVMVIDLLGPSLEDLFNYCNRKLSLKTVLMLADQLINRVEYMHSRGFLHRDIKPDNFLMGLGRKANQVYIIDYGLAKKYRDLQTHKHIPYRENKNLTGTARYASINTHLGVEQSRRDDLESLGYVLMYFLRGSLPWQGLRAGTKKQKYDKISEKKMLTPIEVLCKSFPMEFTSYFHYCRALRFEDKPDYSYLKRLFRDLFIREGYQFDYVFDWTILKYPQIGSSSRTRQPTGKAAVNPGPSAERVERPLVGQDLRDKFSGAVEAFARRNGTGHGLHSDHSRHRSSDDVPSSKDVQPDSERARSSSRQGSASKRPILSSSRPSSSGEPSELRSSRLFSSSSRLSASTQRVEPKSSFLRSSVTKGSHDDALRSFELLTIGTGKKK; via the exons ATGGAGCATGTAATCGGTGGGAAGTTTAAGCTGGGCCGGAAGATTGGAAGCGGATCCTTCGGTGAACTGTATTTGG GTACTAATGTGCAAACTGAGGAGGAAGTGGCTGTTAAGCTG GAATCTGTGAAAACCAAGCATCCTCAGCTTCACTATGAGTCAAAACTATATATGCTTCTTCAAGGAGGAA CTGGTATACCTCATCTCAAATGGTTTGGAGTTGAGGGTGAGTATAATGTTATGGTTATTGACCTCCTTGGGCCAAGTCTTGAAGATCTGTTCAACTACTGTAATAGGAAACTGTCCTTGAAAACAGTATTGATGCTTGCTGATCAGTTA ATAAATAGAGTTGAGTACATGCACTCGCGGGGGTTCCTTCACCGCGACATAAAGCCTGACAACTTTCTAATGGGGTTGGGGCGGAAGGCTAACCAG GTATATATTATCGATTATGGTCTCGCAAAAAAGTATCGGGATCTTCAAACACACAAGCATATACCATACAG AGAAAATAAGAATCTCACAGGAACAGCTCGCTATGCAAGTATTAATACCCATCTTGGAGTTG AGCAAAGCAGAAGGGACGATCTTGAATCTCTCGGCTATGTGCTTATGTATTTTCTCAGGGGAAG CCTTCCCTGGCAGGGTTTGAGAGCAGGGACCAAAAAGCAAAAATATGATAAGAttagtgaaaagaaaatgctCACTCCTATTGAG GTCCTCTGCAAATCTTTTCCAATGGAATTCACATCATACTTCCACTACTGCCGAGCCCTAAGATTTGAAGACAAACCAGATTATTCGTATCTGAAGAGGCTTTTTCGAGATCTTTTCATTAGAGAAG GTTACCAATTTGACTACGTGTTTGACTGGACTATATTGAAATATCCACAGATCGGCTCCAGTTCGAGGACTCGA CAGCCAACTGGGAAAGCCGCTGTAAACCCTGGACCATCTGCTGAAAGAGTGGAGAGACCTTTAG TGGGACAAGATCTCCGTGATAAATTTTCGGGTGCCGTGGAGGCTTTTGCTAGAAGGAATGGCACTGGACATGGTCTACACAGTGATCACTCCAGACATAGATCCTCTGATGATGTGCCTTCCTCCAAGGATGTG CAACCGGATTCGGAAAGAGCACGGAGTTCTTCTCGACAAGGGAGTGCTTCTAAGAGACCTATCTTATCCAGCAGCCGGCCTAGCTCCTCTGGGGAGCCAAGTGAACTCCGCTCAAGCCGACTTTTCTCAAGCAGCAGTCGTCTGTCTGCTTCTACTCAACGAGTTGAGCCAAAATCATCCTTCCTCCGTTCTTCGGTTACAAAAGGCAGCCACGACGATGCCCTTCGAAGCTTTGAACTATTAACGATTGGCACcggaaagaagaaataa
- the LOC111779357 gene encoding probable methyltransferase PMT3: MTRGRSDGTPKKRLITTICVVAIFLGFLYAYYGSIFGNQDRGASTLQHGSKSLSHYLLGSEDSEESSTTTVQEDPEDGIVPKSYPVCDDRHSELIPCLDRHLIYQMRLKLDLSLMEHYERHCPPPERRFNCLIPPPAGYKVPIKWPKSRDEVWKANIPHTHLAHEKSDQNWMVVKGEKIVFPGGGTHFHYGADKYIASIANMLNFSNDKMNDEGRLRTVLDVGCGVASFGGYLLSSNIIAMSLAPNDVHQNQIQFALERGIPAYLGVLGTKRLPYPSRSFELAHCSRCRIDWLQRDGILLLELDRVLRPGGYFAYSSPEAYAQDEEDLRIWREMSALVGRMCWRIAAKRNQTVIWQKPLTNDCYMQREPGTRPPLCRSTDDPDAVWGVLMEACITPYSDHDHKAKGSGLAPWPARLTSPPPRLQDFGYSSEMFEKDTETWRRRVESYWNLLSPKIESDTIRNVMDMKAHMGSFAAALKDKDVWVMNVVQEDGPNTLKLIYDRGLIGTTNNWCEAFSTYPRTYDLLHAWTVFSDIEKKECSAEDLLLEMDRILRPTGFIIIRDKQSVIDMVKKHLSALHWETVATANSSSDSELESDEVVFIIQKKLWLTSESVRESE; this comes from the exons ATGACGAGGGGAAGATCTGATGGAACTCCGAAGAAGCGCTTAATCACTACCATATGTGTTGTGGCCATATTTCTTGGGTTTCTGTATGCATATTATGGATCCATTTTTGGCAATCAAGACCGAGGTGCATCGACTCTGCAGCACGGCAGCAAATCCTTGAGCCATTATTTGTTGGGGAGTGAAGACTCTGAAGAATCTTCAACCACAACTGTGCAGGAAGATCCAGAAGATGGTATCGTACCGAAAAGTTACCCG GTTTGTGACGATCGGCATTCGGAACTAATTCCCTGCTTGGACAGACATCTCATATATCAAATGAGATTGAAACTCGACCTTTCTTTAATGGAGCATTATGAAAGACACTGCCCACCACCAGAGAGGCGGTTCAATTGCCTGATTCCGCCTCCAGCAGGATATAAG GTTCCAATTAAGTGGCCAAAGAGCAGAGACGAAGTGTGGAAAGCGAACATACCGCATACTCATCTTGCTCACGAGAAATCGGATCAGAACTGGATGGTTGTCAAAGGCGAAAAAATTGTGTTCCCTGGAGGAGGTACTCATTTTCACTATGGAGCTGATAAGTACATTGCTTCAATTGCAAAT ATGCTCAACTTTTCAAATGATAAAATGAACGATGAAGGAAGACTGCGTACTGTTCTTGATGTCGGTTGTGGTGTCGCAAGTTTTGGAGGATATCTTCTCTCTTCTAATATCATAGCAATGTCCTTAGCACCAAATGAtgttcatcaaaatcaaattcagTTTGCTTTAGAAAGAGGAATTCCTGCATACCTTGGTGTTTTAGGAACGAAGAGGCTCCCTTACCCGAGCAGATCTTTTGAACTTGCACACTGTTCTCGGTGTCGAATTGATTGGCTTCAAAGAGACGGGATTCTTCTTCTCGAGCTAGATAGAGTACTTAGACCTGGTGGCTATTTTGCTTATTCATCTCCAGAAGCTTATGCACAGGATGAGGAGGATCTGAGAATATGGAGAGAAATGAGTGCCCTTGTGGGTCGTATGTGTTGGAGAATAGCTGCAAAGAGGAATCAGACTGTAATTTGGCAAAAACCCCTTACAAATGATTGTTATATGCAAAGAGAACCCGGTACTCGTCCTCCTCTTTGCCGATCTACTGATGATCCTGATGCTGTTTGGGGTGTGCTGATGGAAGCTTGTATCACTCCTTACTCGGATC ATGATCATAAAGCCAAGGGCAGTGGATTGGCTCCTTGGCCAGCTCGATTAACGTCACCTCCTCCACGACTTCAGGACTTTGGCTATTCTTCTGAAATGTTTGAAAAAGACACG GAAACTTGGCGGCGTAGAGTCGAGAGTTACTGGAATCTGCTGAGTCCAAAGATCGAATCGGATACTATCAGGAACGTGATGGACATGAAGGCACACATGGGATCGTTTGCAGCTGCTCTGAAGGACAAGGACGTGTGGGTGATGAATGTCGTTCAAGAAGACGGACCTAATACACTGAAGCTGATATATGACCGAGGCCTCATTGGCACTACCAATAACTG GTGCGAAGCCTTCTCGACATATCCTCGTACATACGATCTTCTCCACGCATGGACCGTGTTTTCTGACATCGAGAAGAAAGAATGCAGCGCCGAGGACCTATTACTCGAGATGGATCGCATACTCAGACCCACTGGTTTCATCATTATCAGGGACAAGCAATCTGTTATAGATATGGTAAAGAAACATCTATCTGCATTGCACTGGGAAACAGTGGCAACTGCCAACTCCAGCTCCGATTCGGAACTGGAGAGCGACGAGGTCGTGTTTATCATCCAGAAGAAGCTGTGGCTGACAAGTGAGAGTGTGAGGGAGTCAGAATAA
- the LOC111778440 gene encoding casein kinase 1-like protein 10 isoform X3, with protein sequence MEHVIGGKFKLGRKIGSGSFGELYLGTNVQTEEEVAVKLESVKTKHPQLHYESKLYMLLQGGTGIPHLKWFGVEGEYNVMVIDLLGPSLEDLFNYCNRKLSLKTVLMLADQLINRVEYMHSRGFLHRDIKPDNFLMGLGRKANQVYIIDYGLAKKYRDLQTHKHIPYRENKNLTGTARYASINTHLGVEQSRRDDLESLGYVLMYFLRGSLPWQGLRAGTKKQKYDKISEKKMLTPIEVLCKSFPMEFTSYFHYCRALRFEDKPDYSYLKRLFRDLFIREGYQFDYVFDWTILKYPQIGSSSRTRVRI encoded by the exons ATGGAGCATGTAATCGGTGGGAAGTTTAAGCTGGGCCGGAAGATTGGAAGCGGATCCTTCGGTGAACTGTATTTGG GTACTAATGTGCAAACTGAGGAGGAAGTGGCTGTTAAGCTG GAATCTGTGAAAACCAAGCATCCTCAGCTTCACTATGAGTCAAAACTATATATGCTTCTTCAAGGAGGAA CTGGTATACCTCATCTCAAATGGTTTGGAGTTGAGGGTGAGTATAATGTTATGGTTATTGACCTCCTTGGGCCAAGTCTTGAAGATCTGTTCAACTACTGTAATAGGAAACTGTCCTTGAAAACAGTATTGATGCTTGCTGATCAGTTA ATAAATAGAGTTGAGTACATGCACTCGCGGGGGTTCCTTCACCGCGACATAAAGCCTGACAACTTTCTAATGGGGTTGGGGCGGAAGGCTAACCAG GTATATATTATCGATTATGGTCTCGCAAAAAAGTATCGGGATCTTCAAACACACAAGCATATACCATACAG AGAAAATAAGAATCTCACAGGAACAGCTCGCTATGCAAGTATTAATACCCATCTTGGAGTTG AGCAAAGCAGAAGGGACGATCTTGAATCTCTCGGCTATGTGCTTATGTATTTTCTCAGGGGAAG CCTTCCCTGGCAGGGTTTGAGAGCAGGGACCAAAAAGCAAAAATATGATAAGAttagtgaaaagaaaatgctCACTCCTATTGAG GTCCTCTGCAAATCTTTTCCAATGGAATTCACATCATACTTCCACTACTGCCGAGCCCTAAGATTTGAAGACAAACCAGATTATTCGTATCTGAAGAGGCTTTTTCGAGATCTTTTCATTAGAGAAG GTTACCAATTTGACTACGTGTTTGACTGGACTATATTGAAATATCCACAGATCGGCTCCAGTTCGAGGACTCGAGTACGTATCTAA
- the LOC111778887 gene encoding serine/threonine-protein kinase tricorner-like translates to MEATRCWFKKFKSKDNPKPPTNKESTGNARDASRPPTSEEVPSNVTKQKVAAAKQYIENHYKKQMKSLEERRERRHVLEKKLADAEVSQEEQSNLLKHLEKKETEYMRLQRHKMGADDFEPLTMIGRGAFGEVRVCREKATGHVYAMKKLKKSEMLRRGQVEHVKAERNLLAEVDSNCIVKLYCSFQDEEYLYLIMEYLPGGDMMTLLMRKDTLTEDEARFYVGETVLAIESIHKHNYIHRDIKPDNLLLDKDGHMKLSDFGLCKPLDCSNLQEKDFSQGSNLSGALQGDGRPVASKRTQQEQLQHWQRNRRMLAYSTVGTPDYIAPEVLLKKGYGMECDWWSLGAIMYEMLVGFPPFYSDEPMSTCRKIVNWKTHLKFPEEAKLSPEAKDLISKLLCNVEQRLGTKGADEIKAHPWFKGIEWDKLYQMKAAFIPEVNDELDTQNFEKFEETENSIQTSSKSGPWRKMLSSKDINFVGYTYKNFEIIDDNQLPGIAELKKKSTKSKRPSIKSLFENESAMATNQQPVQGSFLKLLPPQLEVPEKPMSANGKHS, encoded by the exons ATGGAAGCTACTAGATGTTGGTTTAAGAAGTTCAAATCCAAAGACAATCCAAAGCCCCCTACAAATAAGGAGAGTACAGGCAATGCAAGAGATGCATCGAGACCACCAACCAGTGAAGAGGTACCCTCCAATGTCACCAAGCAGAAGGTTGCAGCTGCCAAACAGTATATAGAAAACCACTACAAGAAGCAAATGAAGAGCTTGGAAGAAAGGAGGGAGAG ACGCCATGTACTAGAAAAGAAGTTGGCTGATGCTGAGGTCTCTCAAGAAGAGCAAAGCAACCTGCTTAAGCATCTAGAGAAGAAGGAAACAGAGTATATGCGTCTTCAGAGGCATAAAATGGGTGCTGATGATTTTGAGCCACTAACAATGATAGGGAGGGGTGCTTTTGGAGAG GTTAGAGTTTGTCGGGAGAAAGCAACTGGCCATGTATATGCCATGAAGAAGCTTAAGAAATCAGAGATGCTTCGAAGAGGCCAG GTTGAGCATGTGAAAGCTGAAAGGAATCTATTGGCGGAGGTTGACAGTAATTGTATTGTAAAGTTGTACTGCTCTTTCCAAGATGAAGAGTATTTATATCTTATTATGGAATACTTACCTGGTGGGGATATGATGACTTTGTTGATGAGGAAAGATACTCTTACAGAAGATGAGGCTCGATTTTATGTTGGTGAAACAGTTTTAGCTATCGAGTCAATccataaacataattatatcCACAG AGATATCAAGCCTGATAACTTGCTTCTTGACAAGGATGGCCATATGAAATTATCAGATTTTGGATTATGTAAACCATTAGATTGTAGTAACCTCCAAGAAAAGGATTTTTCCCAGGGAAGTAACCTTAGTGGTGCTCTTCAAGGTGATGGGCGTCCTGTGGCATCAAAACGCACACAGCAGGAACAACTACAGCATTGGCAAAGGAACAGGCGGATGCTT GCTTATTCTACAGTTGGAACGCCTGATTATATTGCTCCGGAAGTTCTGCTGAAGAAAGGATATGGAATGGAATGCGATTG GTGGTCACTTGGTGCCATCATGTATGAAATGCTTGTGGGTTTTCCACCGTTTTACTCAGATGAGCCTATGTCAACTTGTAGGAAG ATAGTTAATTGGAAAACTCATTTGAAATTTCCAGAAGAAGCGAAACTCTCTCCAGAAGCGAAGGATCTAATTAGTAAACTCTTATGCAATGTTGAACAAAGGCTTGGGACCAAGGGTGCAGATGAAATAAAG GCACACCCATGGTTCAAGGGCATTGAATGGGACAAGTTGTATCAAATGAAAGCTGCATTTATTCCTGAGGTCAATGATGAACTGGatactcaaaattttgagaagtttGAAGAG ACTGAAAACTCAATTCAGACGTCATCGAAATCAGGTCCATGGAGAAAG ATGCTGTCATCGAAAGATATTAACTTTGTGGGTTATACGTACAAGAACTTCGAAATCATCGATGATAATCAATTGCCTGGAATCG ctgaattgaagaagaagagcacaAAATCTAAAAGACCTTCCATCAAATCTCTTTTCG AAAACGAATCTGCAATGGCGACCAATCAACAACCTGTTCAAGGCAGCTTTTTGAAACTCTTGCCTCCCCAACTAGAAGTTCCTGAGAAACCGATGAGCGCCAATGGGAAGCATTCATGA
- the LOC111778440 gene encoding casein kinase 1-like protein 10 isoform X2: protein MEHVIGGKFKLGRKIGSGSFGELYLGTNVQTEEEVAVKLESVKTKHPQLHYESKLYMLLQGGTGIPHLKWFGVEGEYNVMVIDLLGPSLEDLFNYCNRKLSLKTVLMLADQLINRVEYMHSRGFLHRDIKPDNFLMGLGRKANQVYIIDYGLAKKYRDLQTHKHIPYRENKNLTGTARYASINTHLGVEQSRRDDLESLGYVLMYFLRGSLPWQGLRAGTKKQKYDKISEKKMLTPIEVLCKSFPMEFTSYFHYCRALRFEDKPDYSYLKRLFRDLFIREGYQFDYVFDWTILKYPQIGSSSRTRPTGKAAVNPGPSAERVERPLVGQDLRDKFSGAVEAFARRNGTGHGLHSDHSRHRSSDDVPSSKDVQPDSERARSSSRQGSASKRPILSSSRPSSSGEPSELRSSRLFSSSSRLSASTQRVEPKSSFLRSSVTKGSHDDALRSFELLTIGTGKKK from the exons ATGGAGCATGTAATCGGTGGGAAGTTTAAGCTGGGCCGGAAGATTGGAAGCGGATCCTTCGGTGAACTGTATTTGG GTACTAATGTGCAAACTGAGGAGGAAGTGGCTGTTAAGCTG GAATCTGTGAAAACCAAGCATCCTCAGCTTCACTATGAGTCAAAACTATATATGCTTCTTCAAGGAGGAA CTGGTATACCTCATCTCAAATGGTTTGGAGTTGAGGGTGAGTATAATGTTATGGTTATTGACCTCCTTGGGCCAAGTCTTGAAGATCTGTTCAACTACTGTAATAGGAAACTGTCCTTGAAAACAGTATTGATGCTTGCTGATCAGTTA ATAAATAGAGTTGAGTACATGCACTCGCGGGGGTTCCTTCACCGCGACATAAAGCCTGACAACTTTCTAATGGGGTTGGGGCGGAAGGCTAACCAG GTATATATTATCGATTATGGTCTCGCAAAAAAGTATCGGGATCTTCAAACACACAAGCATATACCATACAG AGAAAATAAGAATCTCACAGGAACAGCTCGCTATGCAAGTATTAATACCCATCTTGGAGTTG AGCAAAGCAGAAGGGACGATCTTGAATCTCTCGGCTATGTGCTTATGTATTTTCTCAGGGGAAG CCTTCCCTGGCAGGGTTTGAGAGCAGGGACCAAAAAGCAAAAATATGATAAGAttagtgaaaagaaaatgctCACTCCTATTGAG GTCCTCTGCAAATCTTTTCCAATGGAATTCACATCATACTTCCACTACTGCCGAGCCCTAAGATTTGAAGACAAACCAGATTATTCGTATCTGAAGAGGCTTTTTCGAGATCTTTTCATTAGAGAAG GTTACCAATTTGACTACGTGTTTGACTGGACTATATTGAAATATCCACAGATCGGCTCCAGTTCGAGGACTCGA CCAACTGGGAAAGCCGCTGTAAACCCTGGACCATCTGCTGAAAGAGTGGAGAGACCTTTAG TGGGACAAGATCTCCGTGATAAATTTTCGGGTGCCGTGGAGGCTTTTGCTAGAAGGAATGGCACTGGACATGGTCTACACAGTGATCACTCCAGACATAGATCCTCTGATGATGTGCCTTCCTCCAAGGATGTG CAACCGGATTCGGAAAGAGCACGGAGTTCTTCTCGACAAGGGAGTGCTTCTAAGAGACCTATCTTATCCAGCAGCCGGCCTAGCTCCTCTGGGGAGCCAAGTGAACTCCGCTCAAGCCGACTTTTCTCAAGCAGCAGTCGTCTGTCTGCTTCTACTCAACGAGTTGAGCCAAAATCATCCTTCCTCCGTTCTTCGGTTACAAAAGGCAGCCACGACGATGCCCTTCGAAGCTTTGAACTATTAACGATTGGCACcggaaagaagaaataa
- the LOC111779359 gene encoding malate dehydrogenase, cytoplasmic-like: MAQNPVRVLVTGAAGQIGYALVPMIARGVLLGPNQPVILHMLDIPPAAESLNGVKMELVDAAFPLLKGVVATTDVVEACTGVNIAIMVGGFPRKEGMERKDVMSKNVSIYKAQASALEKHAAANCKVLVVANPANTNALILKEFAPSIPEKNISCLTRLDHNRALGQISERLNVHVSEIKNVIIWGNHSSTQYPDVNHATVKLPSGEEKSVRELVADDAWLNGEFISTVQQRGAAIIKARKFSSALSAASAACDHIRDWVLGTPEGTWVSMGVYSDGSYNVPAGLIYSFPVTCQNGEWSIVQGLSLDEFSRKKLDLTAEELTEEKALAYSCLS, encoded by the exons ATGGCGCAAAATCCAGTTAGAGTCCTCGTCACTGGAGCTGCCG GACAAATCGGATATGCTCTTGTGCCTATGATTGCCAGAGGAGTATTGCTAGGACCTAACCAGCCTGTCATCTTGCACATGCTTGATATTCCACCAGCTGCAGAGTCATTGAATGGCGTAAAGATGGAGTTGGTAGATGCAGCCTTTCCACTTCTTAAGG GTGTTGTTGCTACAACTGATGTGGTTGAGGCATGCACTGGTGTCAATATTGCTATTATGGTTGGTGGATTTCCAAGGAAAGAGGGtatggaaagaaaagatgTGATGtctaaaaatgtttcaatttaCAAGGCTCAGGCTTCTGCTCTTGAAAAGCACGCTGCTGCCAACTGTAAG GTTTTGGTTGTTGCTAACCCGGCGAATACCAATGCATTGATCTTGAAGGAATTTGCTCCTTCCATCCCCGAGAAGAACATTTCGTGCTTGACTAGATTGGATCATAACAGGGCATTAGGCCAAATTTCAGAGAGATTGAATGTTCACGTATCAGAAATTAAGAATGTTATTATTTGGGGTAACCATTCATCTACACAATACCCCGATGTCAACCATGCTACTGTCAAGTTACCATCTGGGGAGGAGAAATCTGTCCGTGAGCTTGTTGCTGATGATGCATG GTTGAATGGAGAGTTTATTAGCACTGTTCAACAACGTGGTGCTGCAATCATCAAAGCCCGAAAGTTCTCAAGTGCATTGTCTGCTGCTAGTGCAGCTTGTGACCACATTCGTGATTGGGTGCTTGGAACCCCGGAG GGCACCTGGGTTTCCATGGGAGTTTATTCTGATGGATCCTACAATGTACCAGCTGGACTCATCTACTCGTTCCCCGTCACCTGCCAAAATGGTGAATGGTCAATTGTGCAAG GACTTTCGTTGGATGAATTCTCTAGGAAGAAACTGGATTTGACTGCGGAGGAGCTGACCGAGGAAAAGGCTTTGGCTTACTCCTGCCTCTCCTAA